The Penicillium digitatum chromosome 6, complete sequence genome has a window encoding:
- a CDS encoding Siroheme synthase, putative — translation MKDASSDPSSPAPLMAAWNTESQVHLIVGSNPLAAARCAKSLEVGATPIIVAPETDEMHFTLSEHIANGSAQWIRHEFQDKDLTSLGREEVDHIVDLVFVTLGSKNSSSTHISKLCRRLRIPVNVSDAPELCSFTLLSTYSDGPLHIGITTSGRGCKLASRLRREIAAFLPPNLGTAIDRLGAVRRRLWEEDNTAGLVEGIFDREDDDSTGQKHTFNNLVTGSDAAAAKTRRVRWLSQICEYWPLRKLVSITDADINAILKAYTSGSATINGTNGLETSSKKGKIVLAGSGPGHPDLLTRATYQAIHNADIILADKLVPAPVLDLIPRRTEVHIARKFPGNADQAQEEFLVMGLAALKQGRQVLRLKQGDPYLYGRGAEEFEFFRKEGYSPVVLPGITSAMSASLFADIPATHRGVSDQVLVCTGTGRKGAAPNPPTYVPTQTVVFLMALHRLSALVDSLTTFPAEDTGSQTRKLWPKETPCAIVERASCPDQRVIRSTLENICLAFEEAGSRPPGLLVVGASCHVLHNPQGQRWVIEEGFHRLDEIRSEVDAISASVDEKQ, via the exons ATGAAGGACGCCTCATCCGATCCCAGCTCACCCGCGCCATTGATGGCTGCGTGGAATACCGAATCACAAGTCCATTTGATTGTCGGTTCAAATCCTCTTGCCGCCGCTCGATGTGCGAAGAGTCTCGAGGTCGGCGCAACGCCGATCATCGTTGCGCCGGAGACCGATGAGATGCATTTCACTTTATCTGAACACATTGCCAATGGCTCTGCCCAGTGGATTCGTCATGAGTTTCAAGATAAGGATTTGACAAGTCTAGGTAGAGAAGAAGTTGATCACATTGTGgacttggtttttgttacATTGGGTAGCAAAAACTCATCAA GCACACACATATCAAAGCTCTGTCGGCGCCTCAGAATCCCAGTGAACGTATCAGATGCCCCCGAACTATGCTCCTTCACCCTGCTTTCCACCTACTCAGACGGACCCCTTCACATTGGAATCACCACTTCCGGTCGAGGGTGCAAGCTTGCATCCCGACTGCGGAGGGAGATTGCTGCTTTCCTACCCCCAAACCTTGGAACAGCCATCGACAGACTTGGTGCTGTGCGGAGGCGGCTGTGGGAAGAGGACAATACCGCTGGACTAGTAGAAGGCATATTCGACAGAGAGGATGACGACAGTACAGGCCAAAAACACACTTTCAACAACTTGGTCACAGGAAGCGATGCTGCCGCCGCGAAAACAAGAAGGGTGCGTTGGCTATCTCAGATCTGTGAATACTGGCCTCTCCGAAAGCTTGTTTCTATCACCGATGCCGATATCAATGCCATCCTGAAGGCCTACACATCTGGCAGTGCTACCATAAATGGCACAAACGGCCTTGAAACCTCCTCAAAGAAGGGGAAGATCGTCCTCGCAGGCTCTGGCCCCGGTCACCCAGACTTGCTCACCCGCGCCACTTACCAGGCAATCCACAATGCTGATATCATTCTCGCAGACAAGCTCGTACCCGCTCCAGTCCTAGACTTGATCCCTCGCCGGACGGAAGTGCACATCGCACGCAAGTTCCCAGGCAACGCAGACCAGGCGCAGGAAGAGTTCCTCGTGATGGGTCTGGCAGCTTTGAAGCAGGGACGGCAAGTCCTTCGCTTGAAACAGGGAGACCCATATCTCTATGGACGTGGAGCGGAAGAGTTCGAGTTTTTTAGAAAAGAGGGCTATTCCCCGGTTGTGTTGCCCGGTATCACCAGCGCCATGAGCGCGTCCCTCTTCGCCGATATCCCAGCAACTCATCGCGGCGTCTCCGACCAAGTCCTTGTGTGCACAGGAACCGGCAGAAAGGGGGCTGCTCCAAACCCTCCCACCTATGTCCCTACTCAGACTGTTGTTTTCCTCATGGCTCTTCACCGACTTTCTGCTCTTGTGGACTCCCTCACTACATTCCCTGCGGAAGACACAGGTTCGCAAACACGTAAACTCTGGCCTAAGGAGACGCCCTGTGCAATTGTTGAGCGAGCGTCGTGTCCTGATCAGCGTGTCATTCGCTCGACTTTGGAGAACATCTGCCTGGCCTTTGAAGAGGCAGGATCGCGACCACCGGGGTTGTTAGTGGTTGGTGCCAGTTGCCACGTGTTGCACAATCCCCAAGGCCAGCGATGGGTGATTGAAGAGGGCTTCCATAGACTGGATGAGATCCGCAGCGAAGTGGATGCGATCTCTGCGTCGGTGGACGAGAAGCAGTGA